A region from the Drosophila bipectinata strain 14024-0381.07 chromosome 3R, DbipHiC1v2, whole genome shotgun sequence genome encodes:
- the LOC122321637 gene encoding serine protease grass-like, with protein MLSLKFLILAICLTLSLQWIDPVDSKVCETHDKKIGKCRRPKDCPALRPIVQKQKKGIPLTHEEQRFNKSVLICEKRKYFCCEDPFNAEGVDLLKENDEICGIFSDPKVLGGNNVRLGSRPWAAILEFNTTQPIRARFKCGGTLITSKFVLTAAHCIEDTLVSVRLGEHDLSKDEDCLSFDDEPVCLDKPLDVPVDKSFVHEGYERFRAVNDIALIRLKYPVQFTDWIRPICLPITKDLQFESQTNIRMEVVGWGITEEEKLSDVPKKAFINRLNLTECNIFNPTSTKLCASGLGKDSCSGDSGGPLNYPTLYNGKQRWVQAGIVSYGVQKCGKNPYAVYTDVAEYMGWITETIAQNT; from the exons ATGTtgagtttgaaatttttaattctgGCGATTTGCCTAACTCTGAGCCTGCAATGGATAGATCCTGTGGATTCTAAAGTCTGCGAGACGCATGACAAGAAAATAGGCAAATGCCGGCGTCCTAAAGATTGCCCGGCTCTTAGGCCTATTGTgcaaaagcagaaaaaagGGATTCCCCTAACCCACGAGGAGCAAAGGTTTAATAAATCAGTTTTAATATGTGAAAAG agaaaatatttttgctgtGAGGATCCATTTAATGCTGAAGGAGTAGACTTGCTGAAAGAAAATGATGAAATATGCGGTATTTTCTCAGACCCTAAGGTTTTAGGAGGTAACAATGTTAGACTGGGATCTCGGCCGTGGGCGGCCATACTCGAGTTTAATACGACACAGCCTATTAGGGCACGGTTTAAATGTGGCGGCACTCTGATCACTTCGA AATTTGTCTTGACGGCTGCGCACTGTATCGAAGATACCCT GGTATCCGTCCGTCTGGGAGAACATGATCTTAGTAAGGACGAGGACTGCTTAAGCTTTGACGATGAGCCAGTGTGTCTGGATAAACCCCTGGACGTTCCAGTCGACAAGAGTTTTGTCCACGAGGGATATGAACGTTTTAGAGCTGTGAACGATATTGCATTAATCCGCCTAAAATACCCAGTCCAGTTTACCGATTGGATACGACCCATATGTCTGCCGATAACAAAAGATCTTCAGTTTGAGAGTCAAACCAACATACGGATGGAGGTTGTCGGCTGGGGCATAACAGAAGAAGAAAAGCTCTCAGACGTCCCTAAAAAAGCTTTCATCAATCGGCTGAACTTAACCGAGTGCAACATCTTTAATCCAACGAGCACAAAACTCTGCGCCAGTGGCTTGGGGAAAGATAGCTGCAGTGGTGACTCCGGAGGACCACTGAACTATCCCACTTTATACAATGGCAAACAGCGCTGGGTGCAGGCTGGAATCGTGAGTTACGGAGTAcagaaatgtggaaaaaatCCGTATGCGGTCTATACTGATGTGGCTGAATATATGGGTTGGATAACCGAAACCATTGCGCAAAACACATAG
- the LOC122321638 gene encoding serine protease grass-like, with protein MYYQWYAFVAYNDFRDHPKVLGGNNVRLGSRPWAAILEFNTTQPIRARFKCGGTLITSKFVLTAAHCIEDTLVSVRLGEHDLSKDEDCLSFDDEPVCLDKPLDVPVDKSFVHEGYERFRAVNDIALIRLKYPVQFTDWIRPICLPITKDLQFESQTNIRMEVVGWGITEEEKLSDVPKKAFINRLNLTECNIFNPTSTKLCASGLGKDSCSGDSGGPLNYPTLYNGKQRWVQAGIVSYGVQKCGKNPYAVYTDVAEYMGWITETIAQNT; from the exons ATGTATTATCAGTGGTACGCCTTCGTCGCATATAATGACTTCCGTGATC ACCCTAAGGTTTTAGGAGGTAACAATGTTAGACTGGGATCTCGGCCGTGGGCGGCCATACTCGAGTTTAATACGACACAGCCTATTAGGGCACGGTTTAAATGTGGCGGCACTCTGATCACTTCGA AATTTGTCTTGACGGCTGCGCACTGTATCGAAGATACCCT GGTATCCGTCCGTCTGGGAGAACATGATCTTAGTAAGGACGAGGACTGCTTAAGCTTTGACGATGAGCCAGTGTGTCTGGATAAACCCCTGGACGTTCCAGTCGACAAGAGTTTTGTCCACGAGGGATATGAACGTTTTAGAGCTGTGAACGATATTGCATTAATCCGCCTAAAATACCCAGTCCAGTTTACCGATTGGATACGACCCATATGTCTGCCGATAACAAAAGATCTTCAGTTTGAGAGTCAAACCAACATACGGATGGAGGTTGTCGGCTGGGGCATAACAGAAGAAGAAAAGCTCTCAGACGTCCCTAAAAAAGCTTTCATCAATCGGCTGAACTTAACCGAGTGCAACATCTTTAATCCAACGAGCACAAAACTCTGCGCCAGTGGCTTGGGGAAAGATAGCTGCAGTGGTGACTCCGGAGGACCACTGAACTATCCCACTTTATACAATGGCAAACAGCGCTGGGTGCAGGCTGGAATCGTGAGTTACGGAGTACAGAAATGTGGCAAAAATCCGTATGCGGTCTATACTGATGTGGCTGAATATATGGGTTGGATAACCGAAACCATTGCGCAAAACACATAG
- the LOC122321639 gene encoding serine protease grass-like isoform X1 — MLSLKFLILAICLTLSLQWIDPVDSKVCETHDKKIGKCRRPKDCPALRPIVQKQKKGIPLTHEEQRFNKAVLICEKRKYFCCEDPFNAEGVDLLKENDEICGIFSDPRVLLGNNVRLGSRPWAAILEFNTTQPIRARFKCGGTLITSSKFYKTLILCHFILFFCLTEFVLTAAHCIEDTLVSVRLGEHDLSKDEDCLSFDDEPVCLDKPLDVPVDKSFVHEGYERFRAVNDIALIRLKYPVQFTDWIRPICLPITKDLQFESQTNIPMEVVGWGITEEEKLSDVPKKAFINRLNLTECNIFNPMSTKLCASGLGKDSCSGDSGGPLNYPTLYNGKQRWVQAGIVSYGVQKCGKNPYAVYTDVAEYMGWITETIAQNT, encoded by the exons ATGTtgagtttgaaatttttaattctgGCGATTTGCCTAACTCTGAGCCTGCAATGGATAGATCCTGTGGATTCTAAAGTCTGCGAGACGCATGACAAGAAAATAGGCAAATGCCGGCGTCCTAAAGATTGCCCGGCTCTTAGGCCTATTGTgcaaaagcagaaaaaagGGATTCCCCTAACCCACGAGGAGCAAAGGTTTAATAAAGCAGTTTTAATATGTGAAAAG agaaaatatttttgctgtGAGGATCCATTTAATGCTGAAGGAGTAGACTTGCTGAAAGAAAATGATGAAATATGCGGTATTTTCTCAGACCCTAGGGTTTTATTAGGTAACAATGTTAGACTGGGATCTCGGCCGTGGGCGGCCATACTCGAGTTTAATACGACACAGCCTATTAGGGCACGGTTTAAATGTGGCGGCACTCTGATCACTTCGAGTAAGTTCTATAAAACATTGATCCTATgtcactttattttatttttttgtttgacagAATTTGTCTTGACGGCTGCGCACTGTATCGAAGATACCCT GGTATCCGTCCGTCTGGGAGAACATGATCTTAGTAAGGACGAGGACTGCTTAAGCTTTGACGATGAGCCAGTGTGTCTGGATAAACCCCTGGACGTTCCAGTCGACAAGAGTTTTGTCCACGAGGGATATGAACGTTTTAGAGCTGTGAACGATATTGCATTAATCCGCCTAAAATACCCAGTCCAGTTTACCGATTGGATACGACCCATATGTCTGCCGATAACAAAAGATCTTCAGTTTGAGAGTCAAACCAACATACCGATGGAGGTTGTCGGCTGGGGCATAACAGAAGAAGAAAAGCTCTCAGACGTCCCTAAAAAAGCTTTCATCAATCGGCTGAACTTAACCGAGTGCAACATCTTTAATCCAATGAGCACAAAACTCTGCGCCAGTGGCTTGGGGAAAGATAGCTGCAGTGGTGACTCCGGAGGACCACTGAACTATCCCACTTTATACAATGGCAAACAGCGCTGGGTGCAGGCTGGAATCGTGAGTTACGGAGTACAGAAATGTGGCAAAAATCCGTATGCGGTCTATACTGATGTGGCTGAATATATGGGTTGGATAACCGAAACCATTGCGCAAAACACATAG
- the LOC122321639 gene encoding serine protease grass-like isoform X2 produces MLSLKFLILAICLTLSLQWIDPVDSKVCETHDKKIGKCRRPKDCPALRPIVQKQKKGIPLTHEEQRFNKAVLICEKRKYFCCEDPFNAEGVDLLKENDEICGIFSDPRVLLGNNVRLGSRPWAAILEFNTTQPIRARFKCGGTLITSKFVLTAAHCIEDTLVSVRLGEHDLSKDEDCLSFDDEPVCLDKPLDVPVDKSFVHEGYERFRAVNDIALIRLKYPVQFTDWIRPICLPITKDLQFESQTNIPMEVVGWGITEEEKLSDVPKKAFINRLNLTECNIFNPMSTKLCASGLGKDSCSGDSGGPLNYPTLYNGKQRWVQAGIVSYGVQKCGKNPYAVYTDVAEYMGWITETIAQNT; encoded by the exons ATGTtgagtttgaaatttttaattctgGCGATTTGCCTAACTCTGAGCCTGCAATGGATAGATCCTGTGGATTCTAAAGTCTGCGAGACGCATGACAAGAAAATAGGCAAATGCCGGCGTCCTAAAGATTGCCCGGCTCTTAGGCCTATTGTgcaaaagcagaaaaaagGGATTCCCCTAACCCACGAGGAGCAAAGGTTTAATAAAGCAGTTTTAATATGTGAAAAG agaaaatatttttgctgtGAGGATCCATTTAATGCTGAAGGAGTAGACTTGCTGAAAGAAAATGATGAAATATGCGGTATTTTCTCAGACCCTAGGGTTTTATTAGGTAACAATGTTAGACTGGGATCTCGGCCGTGGGCGGCCATACTCGAGTTTAATACGACACAGCCTATTAGGGCACGGTTTAAATGTGGCGGCACTCTGATCACTTCGA AATTTGTCTTGACGGCTGCGCACTGTATCGAAGATACCCT GGTATCCGTCCGTCTGGGAGAACATGATCTTAGTAAGGACGAGGACTGCTTAAGCTTTGACGATGAGCCAGTGTGTCTGGATAAACCCCTGGACGTTCCAGTCGACAAGAGTTTTGTCCACGAGGGATATGAACGTTTTAGAGCTGTGAACGATATTGCATTAATCCGCCTAAAATACCCAGTCCAGTTTACCGATTGGATACGACCCATATGTCTGCCGATAACAAAAGATCTTCAGTTTGAGAGTCAAACCAACATACCGATGGAGGTTGTCGGCTGGGGCATAACAGAAGAAGAAAAGCTCTCAGACGTCCCTAAAAAAGCTTTCATCAATCGGCTGAACTTAACCGAGTGCAACATCTTTAATCCAATGAGCACAAAACTCTGCGCCAGTGGCTTGGGGAAAGATAGCTGCAGTGGTGACTCCGGAGGACCACTGAACTATCCCACTTTATACAATGGCAAACAGCGCTGGGTGCAGGCTGGAATCGTGAGTTACGGAGTACAGAAATGTGGCAAAAATCCGTATGCGGTCTATACTGATGTGGCTGAATATATGGGTTGGATAACCGAAACCATTGCGCAAAACACATAG
- the LOC122321640 gene encoding serine protease grass-like: MTLKVVSSEYPKVLGGNNVRLGSRPWAAILEFNTTQPIRARFKCGGTLITSKFVLTAAHCIEDTLVSVRLGEHDLSKDEDCLSFDDEPVCLDKPLDVPVDKSFVHEGYERFRAVNDIALIRLKYPVQFTDWIRPICLPITKDLQFESQTNIRMEVVGWGITEEEKLSDVPKKAFINRLNLTECNIFNPTSTKLCASGLGKDSCSGDSGGPLNYPTLYNGKQRWVQAGIVSYGVQKCGKNPYAVYTDVAEYMGWITETIAQNT; encoded by the exons ACCCTAAGGTTTTAGGAGGTAACAATGTTAGACTGGGATCTCGGCCGTGGGCGGCCATACTCGAGTTTAATACGACACAGCCTATTAGGGCACGGTTTAAATGTGGCGGCACTCTGATAACTTCGA AATTTGTCTTGACGGCTGCGCACTGTATCGAAGATACCCT GGTATCCGTCCGTCTGGGAGAACATGATCTTAGTAAGGACGAGGACTGCTTAAGCTTTGACGATGAGCCAGTGTGTCTGGATAAACCCCTGGACGTTCCAGTCGACAAGAGTTTTGTCCACGAGGGATATGAACGTTTTAGAGCTGTGAACGATATTGCATTAATCCGCCTAAAATACCCAGTCCAGTTTACTGATTGGATACGACCCATATGTCTGCCGATAACAAAAGATCTTCAGTTTGAGAGTCAAACCAACATACGGATGGAGGTTGTCGGCTGGGGCATAACAGAAGAAGAAAAGCTCTCAGACGTCCCTAAAAAAGCTTTCATCAATCGGCTGAACTTAACCGAGTGCAACATCTTTAATCCAACGAGCACAAAACTCTGCGCCAGTGGCTTGGGGAAAGATAGCTGCAGTGGTGACTCCGGAGGACCACTGAACTATCCCACTTTATACAATGGCAAACAGCGCTGGGTGCAGGCTGGAATCGTGAGTTACGGAGTACAGAAATGTGGCAAAAATCCGTATGCGGTCTATACTGATGTGGCTGAATATATGGGTTGGATAACCGAAACCATTGCGCAAAACACATAG